In the Arachis ipaensis cultivar K30076 chromosome B10, Araip1.1, whole genome shotgun sequence genome, one interval contains:
- the LOC107622213 gene encoding glycosylphosphatidylinositol anchor attachment 1 protein (The sequence of the model RefSeq protein was modified relative to this genomic sequence to represent the inferred CDS: added 98 bases not found in genome assembly) produces MAEAKTHNNSNKPRPRVLMYLAIQVITHSTIVSVICFIAGIVALLLLPVLAKNTYISENALMPGSATNMLSTHDVAEANKLVKDLTDLKLRSNGSPIESRKLIAQYMLGLDAEVTYHNFYPQLNQFHPLHFFTSPDSSIISKNISCASIGINTVGIIRAPRGDGKEAIVLVTPYNPKKVVLGEALSLGVAYSVFSLLSRVTWLAKDIIWLVADSQYGEYSSVSAWLREYQAPQFHRVVVNSETCNESSTIEGKLYSGFRRAGTIAAALVVKVAEDGNHFDDSLNIYAEASNGQMPNLDLINIVNYLAVHKQHLRIKVSKMWSLLGSKWLNTLGVFLECIGQYARRLNPQWKFGIPANEYVEGTATLASSMYYQGLGVPTGPHGAFRDYQVDAITVEISPKVSPTKMNRHIDFIFRGGRLIEGVVRSINNLLEKFHQSFFLYLLTSPSKFVSVGVYMIPFALLGAPLPIVAASLYIFSSKTTPQAPVASEVDFSLESWKWINSAKKVFVIHLWGVAVSLLPYFLCRIPGLTPTNNLTVWGSFAVLSLVILFSMLGYPTSVAVPSEAEKREWANLKSVTLSATFVGLSLMSVINFATAEIGALLIVPFCLMARPLMLDIQARSMRTLLLATCNLALGFIAFPPSAFLLLKSAFDSSGGYNISDYWNWMESLWAWNSATYLYIGIVHLPCWALCIHILFHPS; encoded by the exons TGTTATTTGCTTCATTGCTGGGATTGTTGCTCTTCTGCTCCTCCCTGTTCTTGCCAAGAACACCTACATTTCCGAGAATGCCCTCATGCCAG GTTCCGCAACCAACATGCTATCTACTCATGATGTCGCTGAGGCAAACAAGTTGGTCAAGGACTTAACTGATTTGAAGCTTAGATCCAATGGATCACCCAT TGAAAGCCGAAAACTTATTGCACAATATATGTTAGGCTTGGATGCTGAAGTTACCTATCAcaatttctatcctcagttgaaTCAGTTCCATCCATTACATTTCTTTACCAGTCCTGATTCCAGTATAATCTCAAAAAATATAAGCTGTGCATCAATTGGGATAAACACTGTTGGAATCATTAGAGCACCACGCGGGGATGGCAAGGAAGCTATTGTCTTAGTTACGCCTTACAACCCAAAGAAAGTAGTTTTGGGGGAGGCTTTGTCCTTGGGTGTTGCATACTCAGTGTTCTCATTGCTGTCACGGGTCACTTGGCTGGCAAAGGATATCATATGGCTTGTAGCTGATTCACAATATGGGGAATATTCTTCAGTTTCTGCGTGGCTGAGAGAATATCAGGCTCCACAATTCCATAGGGTTGTAGTTAATAGTGAAACATGTAATGAGAGCAGCACTATTGAGGGGAAGTTATACAGTGGTTTTAGACGTGCTGGAACAATAGCTGCTGCTCTTGTAGTTAAAGTTGCAGAGGACGGTAACCATTTCGACGACAGTCTTAATATTTATGCTGAGGCTTCCAATGGGCAGATGCCAAACCTTGACCTAATCAATATCGTAAACTACCTAGCTGTACATAAACAACATTTGCGGATAAAAGTGAGCAAGATGTGGTCTCTACTTGGCTCTAAGTGGCTCAATACTTTAGGTGTTTTTTTGGAATGCATAGGACAATATGCTAGACGCCTAAATCCTCAGTGGAAATTTGGTATTCCTGCTAATGAATATGTGGAGGGCACTGCTACACTAGCAAGCTCAATGTATTACCAG GGTTTGGGTGTTCCCACTGGTCCACATGGTGCCTTCCGTGATTATCAAGTTGATGCAATTACCGTGGAAATTTCACCAAAAGTTTCTCCTACTAAAATGAACAGGCATATTGACTTTATTTTCCGTGGTGGAAG GTTGATCGAAGGAGTTGTACGTTCCATAAACAACCTTCTGGAGAAGTTTCATCAGTCATTCTTTCTGTACCTCTTGACATCTCCTAGTAAGTTCGTGTCAGTTGGAGTTTACATGATTCCATTTGCATTACTTGGTGCACCCCTTCCAATAGTTGCAGCTTCGCTATATATTTTTTCCAGTAAAACCACTCCCCAAGCCCCAGTTGCCTCCGAAGTAGATTTCAGCCTCGAATCCTGGAAATGGATAAACTCTGCCAAGAAGGTTTTTGTCATTCATCTATGGGGTGTTGCCGTTTCGTTACTTCCATATTTCCTGTGTCGAATTCCCGGTCTCACCCCAACAAATAACTTAACAGTATGGGGTTCGTTTGCAGTTCTTAGCCTTGTAATTTTGTTCTCAATGTTGGGTTATCCAACTTCTGTAGCTGTTCCTTCAGAAGCGGAGAAAAGAGAATGGGCTAACTTAAAGTCAGTAACTTTATCGGCTACTTTCGTCGGTTTGTCTCTCATGTCGGTCATTAACTTTGCCACGGCAGAAATAGGGGCTTTACTTATCGTCCCGTTTTGTTTGATGGCTCGACCATTGATGCTGGATATTCAAGCTAGGAGCATGAGAACTTTGTTATTGGCCACATGCAATCTCGCTTTAGGGTTCATTGCATTTCCTCCTTCTGCATTTTTGTTACTGAAAAGTGCATTTGACTCTTCTGGTGGTTATAATATTAGTGACTATTGGAACTGGATGGAATCACTTTGGGCATGGAATAGTGCTACTTACCTTTACATTGGTATTGTTCACCTCCCATGTTGGGCACTCTGCATTCACATTTTATTTCATCCTTCTTGA
- the LOC107622217 gene encoding mediator of RNA polymerase II transcription subunit 31 has protein sequence MASKTESGNSGGTDQSAPKSTYKDPDDGRQRFLLELEFVQCLANPTYIHYLAQNRYFEDEAFIGYLKYLQYWQRPEYITNVRYPHCLYFLELLQNANFRNAMAHPNNKELAHRQQFYFWKNYRNNRLKHILPRSLPEPTATTAPPAASTPAQPPVTALPPVPATNVAVTGSSSQAPSPMPYGMPPGSGLAKNDMRNPSMDRRKRK, from the exons ATGGCCTCCAAAACAGAAAGTGGGAACTCAGGTGGTACTGATCAATCAGC GCCAAAGAGTACATACAAAGATCCAGATGATGGACGGCAACGATTTTTGCTTGAGTTGGAATTTGTTCAATGCCTTGCTAACCCCACCTATATTCACT ATTTAGCTCAAAATCGGTATTTTGAGGATGAAGCTTTCATTGGATACTTAAAGTATCTTCAATATTGGCAGCGCCCTGAGTATAT TACAAATGTTAGGTATCCTCATTGCCTCTAttttcttgagcttctacagaaTGCAAATTTTCGCAATGCAATGGCACACCCTAACAATAAG GAGCTGGCACATAGACAACAATTCTACTTCTGGAAGAACTACAGGAACAATCGGCTAAAGCACATTTTGCCTAGATCACTTCCTGAACCTACTGCCACAACTGCGCCTCCTGCAGCTTCAACTCCGGCTCAGCCACCTGTGACTGCATTGCCACCAGTACCTGCCACAAATGTTGCAGTGACAGGTTCATCTTCTCAAGCCCCTTCTCCAATGCCATATGGTATGCCCCCTGGATCTGGTCTTGCAAAAAATGACATGAGGAATCCTTCAATGGATAGAAGGAAGCGGAAGTGA
- the LOC107622216 gene encoding 8-amino-7-oxononanoate synthase, whose protein sequence is MATPSAWWDNWVEEALATLDSLNVLRSLRPICLRKGNHRMIPFEAVLQNVPDPPKFREDRGAFEVFDEMQQWDRASVEVEIGEATFLRWMHDTPSSGDEIGYNTAAGDDGFGVYNEKFKKLILFSGNDYLGLSSHPAIGRAAAKAAQEHGMGPRGSALICGYTNYHRLLESSLADMKKKEDCLLCPTGFAANMALMTTIGSIGSLLAGKNVTAEDEKIAVFSDALNHASIIDGLHLAQRQKSVKVFIYRHCDMSHLNMLLTHCRMRRKVVVTDSLFSMDGDYAPVVELADLRKKHGFLLVIDDAHGTFVCGKNGGGVAEEFGCEKDVDICVGTLSKAAGCHGGFIACSKRWKLLIQSRGRSFIFSTATPVPVAAAAHAAVVVAKHEAWRRKAIWNRVKDFHLLTGIPVTSPIISLIVGSEDKALQASRYLLQSGFHVTAIRPPTVPPNSCRLRVALSAVHTREDLENLAAALSRCIDFQETRIYNCNSYARL, encoded by the exons ATGGCTACTCCAAGTGCATGGTGGGACAACTGGGTTGAAGAGGCACTTGCAACCCTCGACTCCCTCAACGTCCTTCGATCTCTAAGACCCATTTGCCTACGGAAGGGGAATCACCGAATGATTCCCTTTGAAGCTGTGCTTCAAAACGTGCCAGACCCTCCAAAGTTTAGGGAAGACAGAGGTGCATTCGAGGTGTTCGATGAAATGCAGCAATGGGACAGGGCCTCTGTGGAGGTGGAGATTGGAGAAGCCACGTTCCTCAGATGGATGCATGACACTCCAAGTTCTG GTGATGAGATTGGTTATAACACAGCTGCTGGTGATGATGGATTTGGGGTATACAATGAGAAGTTTAAAAAGTTAATTTTGTTTTCTGGAAATGACTATCTTGGTTTGAGTTCCCATCCGGCTATTGGAAGGGCTGCCGCAAAG GCAGCACAAGAACATGGAATGGGACCAAGGGGTTCTGCCCTTATTTGTGGATATACCAATTATCATAGGCTGCTTGAGTCAAGCTTGGCAGATATGAAGAAGAAAGAG GATTGCCTTCTTTGTCCCACAGGGTTTGCTGCCAATATGGCCTTGATGACAACAATAGGAAGTATTGGTTCTCTCTTAGCTGGAAAAAATGTGACTGCCGAGGATGAAAAGATTGCCGTCTTTTCCGATGCACTAAACCATGCATCAATAATTGATGGTCTTCATCTTGCTCAGCGGCAAAAAAGTGTAAAGGTGTTCATATATAGGCATTGTGATATGTCCCACCTCAATATGCTCTT AACACATTGTAGAATGAGAAGAAAAGTTGTTGTAACTGACAG CTTGTTCAGCATGGATGGTGACTACGCACCAGTAGTGGAGCTTGCAGACCTTCGCAAGAAGCATGGATTTTTGTTAGTCATTGATGAT GCTCATGGAACATTTGTTTGTGGCAAAAATGGCGGTGGCGTTGCTGAGGAATTCGGCTGTGAAAAGGATGTGGACATATGCGTTGGTACTCTAAGTAAAGCTGCAGGTTGTCATGGAGGATTTATAGCATGCAG TAAAAGGTGGAAACTGCTAATACAATCACGAGGTCgttcttttatattttcaactGCTACACCAGTTCCTGTTGCAGCTGCTGCACATG CTGCAGTTGTGGTTGCAAAACATGAGGCATGGCGTCGAAAGGCTATATGGAACAGGGTGAAAGACTTTCATTTGCTGACAGGAATCCCAGTTACAAGTCCCATTATATCGCTAATTGTAGGAAGCGAAGACAAAGCACTACAAGCAAGCCG GTATTTGTTGCAATCTGGATTCCATGTCACTGCTATCAGACCACCAACTGTGCCTCCTAACTCATGCAG GCTAAGGGTAGCTCTGAGCGCTGTGCATACAAGAGAAGATTTGGAAAACCTTGCAGCTGCACTCTCTCGCTGCATTGATTTCCAAGAAACCCGCATATACAACTGCAATAGTTATGCAAGATTGTAG
- the LOC107622214 gene encoding ceramide kinase (The sequence of the model RefSeq protein was modified relative to this genomic sequence to represent the inferred CDS: added 55 bases not found in genome assembly): MEGEGNDCAFMGEDSHPGAPLHGNSSILSSTFFLDHVGEVSLVFNSDGLFWEPINSPNASAMVEGEVDGDCGCYSNGNKRKHSLRKGILQLSALEMKRPDGSICFGIKSRSKAASEIKLSDIYAVELSHHGPIHITNLPHATEHLLFGNDIKLYRFIVHGFIRSKNQLSQWIPTTYTFGHKDFRVCEMWVNKLNAFLDRDVGRPRNLLVFVNPKSGKRNGCKTWEAVGPIFSRAKVETKVILTKRAGQALDVMSSMTNKELNNYDGVVAVGGDGFFNEILNGFLSPRFKAPNPPTPSDFVHPADDNGDSSVLKENERAQEIPEQCEDKIPFISSEDQSAAKASYNISGETDDEFHILNQRFRIGIIPAGSTDAIVMCTTGTRDAVTSALHIVLGKRVRLDIAQIVRWKATPRSEIQPYMRYTASFAGYGFYGDVITESENYRWMGPKRYDYAGTMVFLKHRSYEAEIAYLDVGSDEPNLTSKRRHEDNMSELNTQKSERRVCCVDCKICNENSDPTSTGISSLTPHLYSEGGKWKKSKGRFLSVGAALISCRNDKAPDGLVVDAHLSDGFLHLILIRECPHASYLRHLIQLTKSGGSPLNFQFVEHHKTPTFTFTSMGKESVWNLDGEIFEAHQLSAQVFRGLVCLFASGPQV, from the exons ATGGAGGGAGAAGGAAACGATTGCGCTTTCATGGGAGAAGATTCTCATCCAGGTGCACCTTTACACGGTAACTCATCAATTTTGAGCTCGACGTTTTTCTTAGATCATGTTGGCGAAGTGTCTCTCGTCTTCAACTCGGATGGGCTATTTTGGGAACCAATTAATTCACCAAATGCT TCAGCCATGGTGGAAGGAGAGGTTGATGGTGATTGTGGATGTTACTCCAATGGCAACAAAAGAAAGCACAGCTTGAGAAAAGGCATCTTGCAGCTTTCAGCACTGGAAATGAAGCGACCG GATGGTTCAATTTGCTTCGGCATTAAGTCTAGGTCTAAAGCTGCTAGTGAGATAAAACTTTCTgacatatatgctgttgaattaTCCCATCATGGTCCGATTCATATAACAAACCTGCCTCATGCTACTGAGCACCTACTTTTTGGAAATGACATAAAG CTGTACCGGTTTATAGTCCATGGTTTTATAAGGAGCAAGAATCAGCTATCTCAGTGGATTCCCACTACATATACTTTTGGTCATAAAGATTTTCGTGTATGTGAAATGTGGGTAAACAAGCTCAATGCGTTCTTGGACCGTGATGTTGGAAGGCCAAGGAATCTTTTG GTTTTTGTTAATCCAAAGAGTGGGAAACGAAATGGCTGTAAAACCTGGGAAGCTGTGGGTCCTATTTTCTCCCGTGCTAAAGTTGAAACGAAG GTGATTCTAACAAAGAGAGCAGGACAGGCACTTGATGTGATGTCATCTATGACAAACAAGGAGCTTAACAATTATGATGGTGTTGTAGCTGTT GGTGGTGATGGATTTTTCAATGAAATCCTCAATGGGTTCCTTTCCCCCAGGTTTAAAGCTCCCAACCCACCAACTCCTTCAGACTTTGTTCATCCAGCAGATGATAATGGTGATTCATCAGTTCTCAAAGAAAATGAAAGAGCCCAAGAGATCCCTGAACAATGTGAAGATAAGATTCCCTTTATTTCAAGTGAAGACCAATCTGCAGCAAAAGCATCATATAATA TTTCAGGAGAAACGGATGATGAATTTCATATTCTCAATC TACAACTGGAACTCGAGATGCTGTAACATCTGCGTTACATATTGTCCttggaaaaagagtgcgcctcgACATAGCTCAAATTGTACGGTGGAAAGCCACTCCGAGATCTGAGATCCAACCATATATGCGCTATACAGCCTCCTTTGCTGg GTATGGATTTTATGGTGATGTCATCACAGAGAGTGAGAATTATCGATGGATGGGTCCTAAGCGTTATGATTATGCAGGAACAATggtatttttaaagcatag GTCATATGAAGCCGAAATAGCATATCTAGATGTTGGATCAGATGAACCTAATTTAACTTCCAAAAGGAGGCATGAAGACAACATGTCAGAATTGAACACACAAAAGTCAGAAAGACGTGTTTGTTGTGTTGATTGCAAAATTTGCAATGAAAATTCAGATCCTACATCTACTGGAATTTCCAGCCTAACACCTCATTTGTACTCCGAAGGAGGAAAATGGAAGAAATCTAAAGGACGTTTTCTTAGCGTAGGAGCTGCTTTAATCTCTTGCAGAAATGATAAAGCACCTGATGGGTTGGTGGTTGATGCACACCTTTCAGATGGTTTCCTTCATCTTATATTGATTAGAGAGTGCCCCCATGCTTCTTATTTACG GCACCTAATTCAACTAACAAAAAGTGGTGGAAGCCcattaaattttcaatttgttGAGCATCATAAG ACCCCAACATTTACTTTTACTTCTATGGGCAAGGAGAGTGTATGGAATCTAGATGGTGAGATATTTGAAGCTCATCAACTTTCAGCTCAAGTGTTCCGTGGCCTTGTGTGCTTATTTGCATCTGGTCCTCAAGTTTAA
- the LOC107622833 gene encoding cellulose synthase A catalytic subunit 1 [UDP-forming], with product MDQTGGIATGPRDVLGVSNGSDIGCKPLKNLNGKICQMCGDTVGLTATGDVFVACQECSFPLCHRCYECECENGNQSCPQCKTRYNSHKDSSHLEGDEDDDEDDDDVDDIENEVNYGEGNINKAGMQWEEDADLSSSSGHDSRMPNSNLHITNGQPQSGEKPCATPDTKSVQATSGPLGPSKAHSLSYTDSKQPGLESDEEVRRVPEIGGESAGPSASRPGAGPTGGQERGQGTRDGQRKRGRSPADKENKRLKRLLRNRVSAQQARERKKAYLIDLETRVKDLEKKNSELKERLSTLQNENQMLRQILKNTTASRRGSNSGTNAE from the exons ATGGATCAAACTGGTGGAATCGCGACTGGGCCGCGCGATGTCCTAGGAGTTAGTAACGGTTCCGACATTGGG TGTAAACCCTTAAAGAATTTGAATGGTAAAATCTGTCAGATGTGTGGCGATACTGTTGGATTAACAGCCACCGGTGATGTTTTTGTTGCTTGCCAAGAatgttccttcccactttgtcACCGTTGCTATGAATGTGAGTGCGAGAATGGGAACCAATCTTGCCCCCAGTGCAAGACCAGATACAATAGTCACAAAG ATAGTTCCCATTTGGAGGgagatgaggatgatgatgaagatgatgatgatgttgatgatatAGAGAATGAGGTAAATTATGGAGAAGGAAACATTAACAAAGCAGGGATGCAATGGGAAGAAGATGCTGACCTCTCTTCTTCGTCGGGACATGATTCTCGGATGCCAAACTCAAATCTCCATATCACAAATGGGCAGCCG CAATCTGGTGAAAAACCGTGTGCTACTCCTGATACAAAATCTGTTCAAGCTACATCTGGTCCTTTGGGTCCATCCAAGGCTCACTCACTTTCCTACACCGATTCAAAACAGCCAG GTCTTGAGAGTGATGAAGAGGTCAGAAGAGTGCCAGAGATCGGAGGTGAATCTGCTGGACCTTCAGCTTCCCGTCCAGGCGCCGGTCCAACTGGTGGGCAAGAACGTGGTCAGGGGACTAGGGATGGTCAACGGAAGAGAGGCAGAAGCCCGGCAGACAAAGAAAACAAACGGCTAAAGAG GCTACTGAGGAACAGAGTGTCAGCTCAACAAGCAAGGGAGAGGAAAAAGGCATATTTGATCGATTTGGAAACCAGAGTCAAAGACTTGGAGAAGAAGAACTCAGAGCTCAAAGAGAGGCTTTCCACTTTGCAGAATGAGAACCAAATGCTAAGACAA ATATTAAAGAATACAACAGCTAGCAGGAGAGGGAGCAACAGTGGTACAAATGCTGAATAA